In Saccharolobus solfataricus, a genomic segment contains:
- a CDS encoding phosphoribosyltransferase family protein, which yields MEIFMLQSNQIKEKELRLRLFSVDILKELKNIYTYKELSKFFNIQESLICRYVNGRTIPSERQALEIVTRIKNKEFLYNFFIRKIRVYEDDFIDVSNLLFYPNLLKTFLELYLIKLNKVSDVTKIVGIASNGIPFATIVASILEKPLIISKKHKDSTQIQYIEENIRESNGVISTLYIRGDYISKKDKILIVDDVIRSGKTLLSLYNLIGKANASVVGALIIATNTDTWKDKFINKDINLMVLFKV from the coding sequence ATGGAGATTTTTATGTTACAGAGTAATCAAATAAAGGAAAAAGAATTACGGCTTAGGCTATTTAGTGTAGATATCTTAAAAGAATTGAAAAACATTTATACTTACAAAGAATTGTCCAAATTCTTCAATATTCAAGAAAGTTTGATATGTAGATACGTTAACGGGAGAACAATACCTAGCGAGAGACAAGCTTTAGAAATCGTTACAAGGATAAAGAATAAGGAATTTCTATATAACTTCTTTATAAGAAAAATAAGAGTTTATGAAGATGATTTCATAGATGTATCTAATTTGCTATTTTATCCTAACTTACTAAAAACATTTCTAGAATTATATTTAATTAAATTAAATAAAGTTAGTGATGTAACAAAAATAGTAGGCATTGCCTCAAACGGAATCCCATTTGCTACAATAGTAGCTTCAATATTAGAAAAACCACTCATAATATCGAAAAAACATAAGGACTCTACTCAGATACAATATATTGAGGAGAATATCAGAGAAAGTAATGGCGTAATTTCAACACTTTACATAAGGGGTGATTATATTTCAAAAAAGGATAAGATACTTATAGTTGATGATGTAATTAGAAGTGGAAAAACCCTACTTTCACTTTACAACTTGATAGGTAAAGCGAATGCAAGTGTAGTAGGGGCTCTTATAATAGCAACTAATACTGATACTTGGAAGGATAAATTCATAAACAAAGATATAAATCTTATGGTGCTTTTTAAAGTATGA
- a CDS encoding MBL fold metallo-hydrolase has translation MSIAKIQRNVYVIGGKLIDDNDTNAYLVYDDEKNYYTLIDTTTGANIRYVIESLLEILKGKDKLKYVILTSCKFENSGGLYYIYNLFKPITIAHFPDSIMIRKGECENRLYTPSPISLEIKQKQYILDNLLILLSKNITNGNIVVKYNDVLFSGSNTKITQYSKYIKYICDVNKCRSVSD, from the coding sequence ATGAGTATAGCTAAAATTCAAAGAAATGTTTACGTCATAGGTGGTAAGTTAATAGACGATAATGATACCAATGCATATCTAGTTTATGATGACGAAAAAAATTATTATACACTTATTGACACTACAACTGGTGCTAACATTCGATACGTAATAGAGAGCCTTTTAGAGATCTTAAAGGGAAAGGATAAACTAAAGTACGTCATATTAACAAGCTGTAAGTTTGAAAATAGTGGTGGATTATACTATATTTATAATTTATTTAAACCAATTACAATAGCACATTTTCCAGATTCTATAATGATCAGAAAAGGTGAGTGCGAAAATAGATTATATACCCCATCCCCAATATCATTAGAAATTAAGCAGAAACAATATATTTTGGATAATCTTTTAATACTCCTTAGTAAAAATATCACTAATGGAAATATAGTGGTAAAATATAATGATGTCTTGTTTTCTGGAAGTAATACAAAGATCACACAATATTCTAAATACATAAAATATATTTGCGATGTAAACAAATGTAGATCAGTGAGTGATTAA
- the tes gene encoding tetraether lipid synthase Tes, whose translation MAQIVNTERHSRLLPAPSSFEEGVVKFGDKEINIGGPLPTLAKDEKLVRVTHSLCPACYRLLPATIFEKEGKLFIRKICPEHGEFEDLYYADSSLYYKFDYWEYEGKGPKVPYVDLKSPCPYNCGLCPMHHQHSALVNLVITNRCDLSCWYCFFYAEKAGYVYEPTLEQIKFMVDQLKKQDITLVIQVTGGEPTLREDIIEIIKMLRENGVKHIQLNSWGGTFAKLYLEDPDKAIKYARALREAGVNTVYMSFDGTTRKTNPKNHWEIPYTLEVFRRAGMTSVVLVPTVIKTVNDNDLGNIVKFAAYNMDVVRSVNFQPVSLTGMMKRNMRAKFRITIPEVIKNIEEQTDGEITKDSWYPIGTSVVFSRLVEALTGKEQFEMANHPSCGAGTYVYVEWRNHEPHFIPISKFIDLEGLLEYLKEKEEELREGANKVWVASKVLYSIRKFIDKEQGPKDFDVYKMLYNIIIHHNYEALGEWHYRTLFLGSMHFMDLYNYDVQRVMRCDIHYVVPDGRVIPFCTYNVLNDLYRDKVLREYQIPLDKWTKEHGENSLGDAIKYKRIASTLENSEIYKNTYKSFQQM comes from the coding sequence ATGGCTCAGATAGTAAATACTGAAAGGCATTCCAGACTTTTGCCTGCACCGTCAAGTTTCGAGGAAGGAGTAGTCAAATTTGGAGATAAAGAAATTAATATAGGAGGACCCTTACCAACATTAGCTAAAGATGAGAAATTAGTTAGAGTAACTCATTCACTATGTCCAGCATGCTATAGGCTATTACCAGCTACTATATTTGAAAAAGAAGGGAAATTGTTCATAAGAAAAATATGCCCAGAACACGGAGAATTTGAGGACTTATATTACGCAGATTCTAGTCTATACTATAAGTTTGACTATTGGGAGTATGAAGGAAAAGGACCTAAAGTCCCCTATGTTGACTTGAAATCTCCCTGCCCTTATAACTGTGGATTATGCCCGATGCATCATCAACACTCAGCATTAGTTAATTTAGTGATAACAAATAGATGTGACTTATCTTGTTGGTATTGTTTCTTCTATGCTGAAAAGGCAGGATATGTTTATGAACCTACGTTAGAGCAAATTAAGTTTATGGTAGATCAACTAAAGAAACAAGATATTACGCTTGTTATCCAAGTGACTGGAGGAGAGCCTACATTAAGGGAGGACATAATAGAAATAATAAAGATGCTTAGAGAAAATGGTGTAAAACATATTCAATTAAATAGTTGGGGAGGCACTTTTGCTAAACTGTATTTAGAAGATCCCGATAAGGCAATTAAATACGCTAGAGCTCTTAGAGAGGCTGGAGTAAATACTGTATACATGAGTTTTGACGGTACAACTAGAAAAACTAATCCTAAGAATCATTGGGAAATTCCCTACACGTTAGAAGTATTCAGAAGAGCAGGAATGACAAGTGTTGTGCTAGTTCCTACTGTAATAAAGACAGTTAATGACAATGATCTAGGGAATATAGTTAAGTTTGCAGCATATAATATGGATGTAGTTAGATCAGTAAACTTCCAGCCAGTGAGCTTAACCGGAATGATGAAAAGGAATATGAGAGCTAAATTCAGAATCACGATACCCGAAGTTATAAAGAACATAGAAGAACAAACTGATGGTGAGATAACTAAGGATAGTTGGTATCCAATAGGTACTTCTGTTGTCTTCTCAAGGCTAGTTGAAGCTTTAACTGGTAAGGAGCAATTCGAAATGGCTAATCATCCTTCTTGTGGAGCTGGAACATATGTATATGTAGAATGGAGGAATCACGAACCTCACTTCATACCAATTTCGAAGTTTATTGATTTAGAAGGTTTGCTAGAATATCTTAAAGAGAAAGAAGAAGAGTTAAGGGAAGGCGCTAATAAGGTATGGGTTGCAAGTAAAGTATTGTATAGTATAAGGAAGTTCATAGATAAAGAGCAAGGACCTAAGGACTTTGATGTATATAAGATGCTCTATAACATAATAATTCATCATAACTACGAAGCACTTGGAGAGTGGCACTATAGAACATTATTCTTAGGAAGTATGCACTTCATGGACTTATATAATTACGATGTACAAAGAGTGATGAGATGTGATATTCACTATGTTGTTCCGGATGGTAGAGTAATTCCATTCTGTACCTATAATGTATTAAACGATTTGTATAGAGATAAAGTATTAAGAGAATATCAAATACCCCTTGATAAATGGACTAAGGAACATGGAGAGAACTCATTGGGCGATGCTATAAAGTATAAACGTATTGCTTCAACCTTAGAGAATTCCGAGATCTATAAGAACACTTACAAATCCTTCCAACAGATGTGA
- a CDS encoding thiamine-phosphate kinase codes for MKLKNIGEHEFIKRYIKNYMDIKLLDDVFINEKRGYKVDGFKLSYAFPFMSLYDIGWKAISASTSDIIAKGVKPEFYLISLGLPPDFDVNKAEELIGGISDAIHYYGGRYVGGDLNDSDSNGWVDVFVEGEVLCDISDKVIDDGDLLVIGDYIGYTTNVFISYINNFNIQILPESLLKVKHPIVKKSLLFFMKKYCKFIKYSTDISDGLMVSLYKIVDNFNLGINITEIPIDKNVFNSLKLRLNLTELDILKYAGEEFLPLLIIDKNSPVKEMLAELQYLAFNPLIIGQVIHENRLITYKNTVIKNTGWDNFIGWY; via the coding sequence GTGAAACTAAAAAACATAGGCGAGCACGAGTTTATTAAGAGATATATTAAGAATTATATGGACATTAAATTATTAGATGATGTATTCATCAATGAAAAAAGAGGATATAAGGTGGATGGATTTAAGCTGTCGTACGCTTTTCCATTTATGTCACTCTACGATATTGGATGGAAGGCAATTTCAGCCTCTACCAGTGACATTATAGCGAAGGGAGTTAAACCTGAATTCTATTTAATTTCATTGGGCTTACCTCCTGATTTCGATGTGAATAAAGCAGAGGAACTTATTGGCGGTATATCTGATGCTATTCATTATTATGGAGGAAGGTATGTAGGAGGAGATTTAAATGATTCCGATTCTAATGGCTGGGTTGATGTTTTTGTAGAAGGAGAAGTTTTATGTGATATTAGTGATAAAGTTATTGATGATGGTGATCTTTTAGTAATTGGTGACTATATTGGTTATACCACTAATGTTTTTATTTCTTATATAAACAATTTTAATATACAAATCTTGCCAGAATCGTTACTTAAAGTAAAACATCCTATCGTTAAAAAGTCATTACTATTTTTTATGAAAAAATACTGCAAGTTCATTAAATATTCTACTGATATTAGTGACGGTCTTATGGTATCTTTATATAAAATAGTTGATAATTTCAACTTAGGGATAAATATTACCGAAATTCCAATAGATAAAAATGTCTTCAACTCGTTAAAGCTTCGCTTAAATTTAACTGAACTCGATATTTTAAAATACGCTGGAGAAGAGTTTTTGCCTTTACTTATTATAGACAAAAATTCCCCAGTGAAGGAAATGCTAGCTGAACTTCAATATCTAGCGTTTAATCCATTAATTATCGGACAAGTTATTCATGAAAATAGATTAATAACATATAAAAATACCGTGATTAAAAATACTGGATGGGATAATTTCATCGGTTGGTATTAA
- the purB gene encoding adenylosuccinate lyase has protein sequence MRLQYKLINVEHTLQLAMEDSICPLEWRYGSNEMRKFFSREEILKRRIQVEIALLKALTKYGLVKEEDVQKVEKASLTIRPEEVDELESKIGHDVMAMVVLMAERSGDSGRYVHFGATSYDIVDTAYALVFRDAIRLVKTKVVEILEMMVSLAIKYKDLAMVGRTHGQHALPITLGFKIANYIYEFSRSLERLNEVEKRIVKGKMAGAVGTMAAWGNIGLEIEENVMKFLGLRPHEISTQVAPRDAFAELTSDLAILASQCDRFALEVRELMRPEINEISEGVEGRVGSSTMPQKENPVTSEKIGGLAKVLRSLVVASLENIPLWHERDLTNSSSERIIISHEFLVIDEILDSMISLLRNLRVNFENIEKNLNLTKGQIMAESLMINLTLKGMKRHEAHQYVNKLTSKVRQTGKTLLEVCLEDSLILSYFSKQELENVLNPKNYLGSYDKLIERAISYAKGVIKGSEIREAQDR, from the coding sequence GTGAGATTACAGTATAAGTTAATAAATGTTGAACATACTTTACAATTAGCCATGGAGGATAGTATATGTCCTTTAGAATGGAGATACGGTAGTAATGAGATGAGAAAGTTTTTCAGTAGAGAAGAAATCTTGAAAAGGAGAATTCAAGTAGAAATAGCGTTATTAAAAGCATTAACCAAATATGGTTTAGTAAAAGAGGAAGACGTTCAAAAAGTTGAGAAAGCTTCATTAACAATAAGACCAGAGGAAGTAGATGAACTTGAATCAAAAATTGGTCATGATGTAATGGCTATGGTAGTCTTAATGGCAGAAAGAAGTGGAGATTCTGGAAGATACGTTCATTTTGGGGCAACAAGTTATGATATTGTAGATACAGCTTATGCGTTAGTATTTAGAGACGCAATAAGATTAGTAAAGACAAAAGTAGTAGAAATATTGGAAATGATGGTTAGTTTAGCAATTAAGTATAAAGATTTAGCAATGGTAGGAAGAACTCATGGGCAGCATGCATTGCCTATAACATTAGGCTTTAAAATTGCAAATTATATCTATGAATTTTCTAGATCACTAGAGAGGTTAAATGAGGTTGAGAAAAGAATAGTAAAAGGTAAAATGGCAGGTGCAGTTGGCACGATGGCAGCTTGGGGCAATATAGGGTTAGAAATAGAAGAGAATGTTATGAAATTTTTAGGATTAAGACCTCATGAGATTTCAACTCAAGTTGCTCCACGAGACGCATTTGCAGAATTAACTTCTGATCTTGCAATTTTGGCATCTCAATGTGATCGATTCGCATTAGAAGTTAGGGAACTAATGAGACCGGAAATAAATGAAATAAGTGAAGGCGTAGAAGGTCGTGTAGGAAGTAGTACTATGCCTCAGAAGGAAAATCCAGTCACGTCAGAAAAGATTGGGGGTTTAGCAAAAGTTTTACGCTCTCTTGTCGTAGCGTCACTAGAAAATATTCCATTATGGCACGAAAGAGATCTGACTAACAGTTCGTCAGAGAGGATAATAATATCACATGAATTTCTAGTTATTGACGAAATATTAGATAGTATGATAAGTCTTTTGAGGAATTTAAGGGTTAACTTCGAGAATATTGAAAAGAATTTGAACTTAACTAAAGGACAAATAATGGCAGAAAGTCTGATGATAAACTTAACCTTAAAGGGCATGAAAAGGCATGAAGCTCATCAATACGTTAACAAACTGACGTCAAAAGTAAGACAAACTGGAAAAACGTTATTAGAGGTTTGCCTAGAGGATAGTTTAATTTTAAGTTATTTCTCTAAGCAAGAACTTGAGAACGTACTTAATCCTAAAAACTACTTGGGTTCCTATGATAAATTAATAGAGAGAGCTATTAGCTATGCAAAAGGCGTAATCAAAGGTTCAGAAATACGAGAAGCTCAAGATAGATGA
- a CDS encoding formate--phosphoribosylaminoimidazolecarboxamide ligase — MIIATIGSHSALQILHGAKKEGFQTMVITDNKRENFYKNFSFIDNIYAYASLDEAVSIINGIKDYGILIPHGSLVEYLGKERVDKIETKIFGNKKIFEWEADQKKKMELLRKSNIKIPEIFERPEDVDRLVIVKLNGAKGGKGYFLARNKSEVKEGIQKLIESKMIRDENEVIIQEYVVGVPMYFQFFYSDIINRTEIFGIDIRYETNIDGLRRLPFEYMKELKINPTFVVVGNIPAVARESLLPVALEYANNFVRTTKELVPPGMIGPFCLESIITDNSDIVVFEFSGRIVAGTNLYVNGSPYSWLYWDEPMSIGRRIAREIRVANEKDKLSLVVS; from the coding sequence ATGATAATCGCAACAATCGGTAGTCATTCTGCATTACAGATCTTACATGGAGCCAAGAAGGAAGGTTTTCAAACTATGGTAATAACTGATAATAAAAGAGAAAATTTCTACAAAAATTTTAGTTTTATTGATAACATTTATGCATATGCTAGCCTAGATGAAGCAGTATCTATAATTAATGGTATTAAGGATTATGGTATATTAATCCCACATGGAAGTTTAGTAGAATACCTAGGCAAGGAAAGAGTAGATAAAATTGAGACAAAAATTTTTGGAAACAAGAAAATATTCGAGTGGGAAGCAGATCAGAAAAAGAAAATGGAACTACTTAGAAAGTCAAACATAAAGATTCCAGAGATATTTGAAAGACCAGAAGATGTGGATAGATTAGTAATCGTAAAGCTTAACGGAGCTAAAGGGGGTAAGGGATACTTCCTAGCTAGGAATAAAAGTGAAGTAAAAGAAGGAATTCAAAAGCTCATTGAGAGTAAAATGATAAGAGACGAAAATGAAGTAATAATCCAAGAGTATGTCGTAGGAGTTCCGATGTATTTTCAATTTTTCTATAGTGACATTATAAATAGAACAGAAATCTTCGGAATAGATATAAGATACGAAACTAACATAGATGGACTTAGAAGGCTTCCTTTTGAGTATATGAAAGAACTTAAGATAAACCCTACGTTTGTAGTTGTTGGCAATATTCCAGCTGTAGCTAGAGAGAGCTTACTACCAGTTGCTTTAGAGTACGCTAATAACTTCGTTAGAACTACTAAGGAATTAGTACCTCCAGGGATGATAGGACCATTTTGTTTAGAGTCAATAATAACTGATAATTCAGATATAGTTGTTTTCGAGTTCTCTGGAAGAATAGTTGCTGGAACTAACTTATACGTAAATGGGAGTCCATATAGTTGGCTTTACTGGGATGAGCCCATGAGTATAGGAAGAAGGATCGCAAGAGAAATCAGAGTCGCAAACGAAAAAGATAAGTTAAGCCTCGTGGTGAGCTAA
- a CDS encoding formate--phosphoribosylaminoimidazolecarboxamide ligase family protein, whose protein sequence is MNVKIAALASHSALDVFDGAKDEGFQTIGLCKKGRERPYLEFKAIMDKCIILEDFKEIISDKVQSILLSENAIIVPNRSLAVYVGYDGIEKMKTKVFGNRYMLRWEERIGEKNYYKILNEAKISIPKLFKPEEIDRPVIVKLPEAKRKVERGFFFAVNKEDFEAKLNELLRNNVIDNEGLKNMVIEEFVFGAHFNLNYFYSPIFNRLELISVDRRIQSDWDSLYRLPADIQIKLGRIPKLIEVGHEPVTIRESLLEKVFEIGYRFVDATQKLEPPGIIGPFTLQVMVTPDLDLVVYDVAPRIGGGTNVYMGTGSQYSKFYFGKPISLGRRIALEIKHAIINNLTEKILT, encoded by the coding sequence ATGAATGTTAAGATAGCTGCATTAGCTAGTCATTCTGCACTTGACGTCTTCGATGGAGCTAAAGATGAAGGTTTTCAAACAATAGGGCTGTGTAAAAAGGGAAGAGAAAGACCTTATTTGGAATTTAAAGCAATCATGGATAAATGCATAATTTTGGAAGATTTCAAAGAAATAATCTCAGATAAGGTACAAAGTATACTACTCAGCGAAAATGCCATAATTGTTCCTAATAGGAGCTTAGCGGTTTATGTAGGTTATGATGGAATAGAAAAAATGAAAACGAAAGTCTTCGGCAATAGATATATGTTACGATGGGAAGAAAGGATAGGTGAGAAAAATTATTATAAAATACTAAATGAGGCGAAGATCTCTATACCCAAATTATTCAAACCAGAAGAGATTGATAGACCAGTAATAGTTAAACTACCTGAGGCCAAAAGGAAAGTTGAGAGAGGATTCTTTTTCGCTGTAAACAAGGAAGATTTCGAAGCTAAACTCAACGAATTATTGAGAAATAACGTAATAGATAATGAAGGTTTAAAAAATATGGTAATAGAGGAATTTGTGTTTGGAGCTCACTTTAATCTTAACTACTTCTACAGCCCAATATTTAATAGATTAGAATTAATAAGCGTGGATAGAAGAATTCAAAGTGACTGGGATAGCTTATATAGATTGCCTGCTGACATTCAAATAAAATTAGGTAGGATACCAAAACTAATAGAGGTTGGCCATGAGCCAGTAACAATAAGAGAAAGCTTGTTGGAAAAAGTCTTTGAGATAGGATATAGGTTTGTAGACGCCACACAAAAACTTGAGCCCCCTGGGATAATAGGACCCTTTACTCTACAAGTTATGGTGACCCCAGATTTGGATCTTGTCGTATACGATGTTGCCCCAAGAATTGGAGGTGGTACAAATGTATATATGGGAACTGGGAGTCAATACTCTAAATTTTACTTCGGAAAGCCAATAAGTTTAGGAAGAAGAATAGCATTAGAGATAAAGCATGCTATAATAAATAATCTTACCGAAAAAATACTAACTTAA
- a CDS encoding adenylosuccinate synthetase: MLELIIGGFFGDEGKGKVAAYLGIKDRPKLSVRTGSINAGHTVTYSGRIWKLRIIPSAFINKSTELALGPGALTSLDALFKEMRETETYDRLYIDSHVGIITEDEIRDEKNDPYLMNVIGSTGQGVGYAESKRILRKLKLAKDYKELEKFIIDVPNKILDYLDNGHNILIEGTQGHYLSLYHGEYPYVTSRNTTASGVLSEAGIGPKYVDHIIITFKSYVTRVGKGPLEGELTEEDAKKLGLTEYGTVTGRLRRVAPFNVKLAREAIRINSATIVAITKLDTLFKDAYRVREYEKLPAEARKWLDELEEELKTPIGLIGTGEDAYDMIDLREEVG; encoded by the coding sequence ATGCTAGAATTAATTATTGGAGGATTTTTTGGTGATGAAGGAAAGGGAAAAGTAGCGGCATATTTGGGTATTAAAGATAGACCAAAATTAAGCGTGAGGACGGGATCTATTAATGCCGGGCATACCGTTACATATTCAGGGAGGATATGGAAGCTAAGGATCATCCCATCTGCATTTATAAATAAATCTACCGAATTAGCTCTAGGTCCTGGGGCGCTCACATCGTTAGACGCCCTATTTAAAGAGATGAGGGAAACAGAAACTTATGATAGATTATATATTGATTCTCATGTTGGAATTATAACCGAAGATGAGATAAGAGATGAGAAAAACGACCCTTATCTTATGAATGTAATTGGAAGCACTGGCCAAGGCGTCGGTTATGCAGAGAGCAAAAGAATATTAAGAAAATTAAAGTTAGCAAAAGATTATAAAGAACTTGAAAAGTTTATCATAGATGTTCCTAATAAAATATTGGATTACTTAGATAATGGTCATAATATTCTTATAGAAGGAACGCAAGGACACTATTTAAGTCTGTACCATGGCGAATATCCATACGTAACTAGTAGAAACACTACTGCATCAGGGGTATTAAGCGAGGCTGGAATAGGACCAAAATATGTGGATCACATAATAATTACCTTCAAGAGTTACGTTACCAGAGTAGGAAAAGGTCCACTGGAAGGTGAGTTAACAGAAGAAGATGCAAAAAAACTCGGTTTAACGGAATATGGTACCGTAACTGGAAGATTAAGAAGAGTAGCGCCATTTAACGTTAAACTTGCTAGGGAAGCAATCAGAATAAATTCAGCTACAATAGTTGCGATAACTAAACTAGACACCTTATTTAAGGACGCATATAGAGTAAGAGAATATGAAAAATTACCTGCTGAGGCTAGGAAGTGGCTAGATGAATTAGAAGAAGAGCTAAAAACGCCTATTGGGCTTATTGGAACTGGAGAGGACGCATATGACATGATAGATCTCAGAGAGGAGGTGGGGTAG
- a CDS encoding NAD(P)/FAD-dependent oxidoreductase, with product MSSYDVVIIGGGPAGLFAAYELAGLAKDNVSNYKILLVDKGARASKRTCPLLSPKEKCTFCDPCHIMYGFGGAGTFSSGIINLRPDIGGELHEITRSWDKAQELINYVDDIFVKFGAPKDRVFEPNMEKVREIQRRAAKVGAEFVPIRQRHMGTDKTPLIIENIVNYVEKRGIKIGELTEVIDIEKKGNKFFLKTSRGEIESRIVLVAPGRAGAKWFYEQSKKLGVDTIPGPLDIGVRVETESFVFDELTEAVWDPKVILYSKRYDDKVRTFCVNPRGYIMKEVYDDGTIGVNGETYVDKKSNNTNFAFLTTIKLSDPLEDTIEYGKSIARLMTRLGGGKPILQRLIDFQKGRRSTWERINRSTVKPTLRDVTPGDISMGLPYRVVDNLIDGLERLDSIAPGIFSSNTLLYAPEIKYYSVRAVVDNNMETVVDNLFAAGDGTGLSRGINVAAATGILAARGIAIKLGLD from the coding sequence ATGAGCTCTTATGATGTTGTAATAATTGGAGGAGGGCCTGCAGGGCTATTTGCTGCATATGAACTAGCGGGTTTAGCTAAAGATAACGTCTCTAACTATAAGATACTGTTAGTCGATAAGGGAGCCAGAGCAAGTAAAAGAACTTGCCCACTTCTATCACCAAAAGAGAAATGTACATTTTGTGATCCATGCCATATCATGTATGGTTTTGGAGGAGCGGGAACGTTCAGTAGTGGAATAATAAACCTAAGGCCAGATATTGGAGGAGAATTACATGAAATAACGAGAAGTTGGGATAAGGCACAAGAATTAATAAATTACGTTGACGATATTTTTGTAAAATTTGGAGCGCCGAAGGACAGAGTATTCGAACCAAATATGGAAAAAGTCAGAGAGATACAAAGAAGAGCTGCAAAAGTAGGTGCTGAGTTCGTTCCAATTAGACAAAGGCATATGGGAACTGATAAAACACCACTAATAATAGAGAATATTGTAAACTATGTCGAGAAGAGGGGAATAAAAATTGGTGAGCTAACTGAGGTTATAGACATAGAAAAGAAGGGGAACAAATTCTTTCTCAAAACTTCAAGAGGCGAAATAGAATCTAGAATAGTCCTCGTAGCTCCAGGTAGAGCCGGGGCTAAATGGTTCTATGAACAATCTAAAAAATTAGGAGTAGATACCATACCAGGACCGTTAGATATAGGAGTCAGAGTAGAAACAGAGTCGTTTGTATTTGACGAACTTACAGAAGCTGTGTGGGATCCTAAGGTTATACTATACTCTAAGAGATATGATGATAAAGTAAGAACGTTCTGTGTTAACCCAAGAGGATATATTATGAAAGAGGTTTATGATGATGGAACTATTGGAGTTAATGGAGAAACCTATGTCGATAAAAAGAGTAATAATACTAATTTCGCATTCTTAACAACTATTAAGCTTTCAGATCCACTTGAGGATACTATAGAATACGGTAAAAGTATAGCTAGACTAATGACTAGACTAGGTGGCGGTAAACCAATATTACAGAGACTTATAGATTTTCAAAAAGGAAGAAGGAGCACATGGGAGAGAATAAATAGATCCACTGTAAAACCCACTCTAAGAGATGTGACACCGGGAGACATAAGCATGGGACTTCCTTATAGGGTAGTAGATAATCTAATAGATGGTTTAGAAAGGTTAGATAGCATAGCACCAGGTATATTCTCTTCTAATACGCTGTTATATGCACCAGAAATAAAATATTATAGCGTTAGGGCTGTTGTGGATAATAACATGGAAACTGTGGTTGATAATCTATTTGCAGCCGGTGATGGAACTGGACTTTCTAGGGGGATAAATGTCGCTGCGGCAACTGGAATACTAGCTGCTAGAGGTATCGCTATAAAACTAGGGTTAGATTAA